The following proteins are co-located in the Paenibacillus sp. JNUCC32 genome:
- a CDS encoding ABC transporter permease, translating to MKANTESILHKPPIRVRMRTGFKRMLNHWPLYILILPPIIYIAIFNYVPMYGVLLAFKQYLPLEGIIGSPWVGFSHFEQFFSSPSSWRIIKNTILISIYSLVAGFPLPILLAVALNEVRIKWFKKTVQMLTYAPYFISSVVLVGIVMQILDPRIGLINQFIQLFGGESINFMGDPQSFRSIYVWMGIWQGTGYGAIIYLAALAGVSKDLQEACIIDGASKIRRIWHVDLPSIRPTIVILLVLNVGGIMSVGFETIYLMQNNLNLSVSEIISTYVYKVGLINSNYGFSTAIGLFNSVINLILLITANFTARKLTDSGLW from the coding sequence ATGAAAGCGAATACGGAATCAATCCTACACAAACCACCGATTAGAGTTAGAATGAGAACCGGCTTTAAAAGAATGCTGAATCACTGGCCATTGTATATTTTGATTTTACCGCCGATCATTTATATAGCTATCTTTAACTATGTTCCAATGTACGGTGTCCTTCTCGCCTTTAAACAATATCTGCCTTTGGAGGGCATCATCGGTAGTCCATGGGTGGGATTCAGTCACTTTGAACAATTCTTCAGTTCCCCGTCCAGCTGGAGAATAATAAAAAATACGATTCTTATCAGCATATACTCGCTAGTCGCTGGTTTTCCGCTACCGATCCTGCTGGCTGTAGCCCTGAATGAAGTTCGAATCAAGTGGTTTAAGAAAACGGTACAAATGTTAACTTATGCGCCGTATTTTATCTCCTCCGTCGTCCTGGTAGGGATCGTGATGCAAATATTGGATCCACGTATTGGCCTTATCAATCAATTCATTCAATTATTCGGCGGGGAATCGATTAATTTTATGGGTGATCCGCAATCGTTCAGATCGATTTACGTTTGGATGGGAATATGGCAAGGAACTGGGTATGGGGCCATCATTTACTTAGCGGCGCTTGCCGGAGTAAGCAAAGACTTACAGGAAGCTTGTATCATTGATGGTGCAAGCAAGATAAGACGGATATGGCATGTTGACTTGCCAAGCATCAGACCAACTATTGTGATCTTACTCGTACTAAACGTCGGTGGCATTATGAGTGTTGGATTTGAGACCATTTATTTAATGCAAAACAATCTGAATCTTTCTGTTTCTGAAATTATATCGACTTATGTATATAAAGTGGGACTCATCAACTCTAACTATGGATTTTCTACTGCAATTGGTTTATTCAACTCTGTAATTAATTTGATTTTACTTATCACCGCCAATTTTACAGCTAGAAAGTTAACGGATTCCGGGCTCTGGTAG
- a CDS encoding helix-turn-helix domain-containing protein, whose translation MVTYKWRIRRSLFWKISVSYLLVLVIPILISSFVYKTAVQAVKKDAMQHNLQMLEQTRLIMDARLKEIEGIGRQIVLDSKMNSLMNARDIEEGSPKQYLVWKSVHDSPNFHPINTFVLNHFVFFRNNSVVISSDTAFPDIEWFWKSLFRDNASLDKQQFQRMLWEQFHQSTFLTGSQVTLDKKQHQVLYYLHSFPVDAINNPLGVVLILIDQYQINQLLSKLDIGERGLIYISDNEGNIVTSVTGKQTKIAPEELEGTSNKDGFFKTDHGDQLYISQVVSSLNGWKYVSAVPASMVLAKVHHIKNVTMAAALITIVLGTFLAFFLGYRDWKPIKQLLQQLRGWMGSGEEGHTNEYSYLKDSISQLIQNHQQLNEKVQEHIPLLQQAFFRRLLYGEFINDKEIEIFQSNIGMELSDRSFFVLLLRLDEGKRNTSEASLEEIRMLKIVINNAIEGYMKHLTYFQYDIDEYKFALIIEYHDEDKERQNGIEGVIKIMQNITSSLDHLCQMRLSFAFGRIYKGIRDISMSFYEAKQALEYVLSKNQEQRFACYEDIPQESDKYYFPIDLELRLVNSIKSGNQTDVEQVLTLLYNENFATRNLSLPDAEQFLYLMIGAVSRGIDQTKDMAIHELYIEIQQRNEVIEELFIKIGKAFLRYCEAIHFNDQCAKTELRNQVKSFIQQNFVRDDLTLAMVADEFRITETMMYHLIKDYVGMTFSDYIESLRITRACELLRNREVAIKEVALMVGYSSDRSFRRAFKRVMGVSPMAYSS comes from the coding sequence TTGGTTACATACAAATGGCGAATCAGGCGGTCGTTGTTCTGGAAAATTTCGGTTTCGTATCTCCTTGTGCTTGTTATCCCCATATTAATTAGCAGTTTTGTATATAAGACAGCTGTACAAGCGGTTAAAAAGGATGCGATGCAGCATAACTTACAGATGCTGGAGCAAACGAGATTAATTATGGATGCCCGCCTTAAGGAGATCGAAGGAATTGGTAGACAGATTGTCCTGGATTCTAAGATGAATTCACTTATGAACGCCAGAGACATTGAGGAGGGCTCTCCGAAACAATACCTTGTTTGGAAATCGGTTCATGATAGTCCAAATTTCCACCCGATCAACACGTTCGTTCTTAATCATTTCGTGTTTTTTCGCAATAATTCCGTGGTAATCTCATCAGATACGGCATTTCCAGATATAGAATGGTTTTGGAAGAGCTTGTTCAGGGACAATGCATCCCTAGACAAACAACAATTTCAACGTATGCTCTGGGAACAGTTTCATCAGTCGACATTCTTGACCGGCAGTCAAGTGACACTGGATAAGAAACAACATCAAGTACTCTATTATCTACATTCGTTTCCAGTGGATGCTATAAATAATCCTCTCGGTGTCGTTCTGATTTTGATTGACCAGTATCAAATCAATCAGTTATTAAGCAAGCTGGATATCGGGGAACGCGGATTGATATATATAAGTGATAATGAAGGCAATATCGTCACATCCGTTACAGGTAAACAGACGAAGATAGCTCCAGAGGAGCTAGAGGGTACATCGAACAAAGACGGTTTTTTCAAAACAGATCATGGGGACCAGTTATATATTTCACAAGTAGTTTCGAGTCTGAATGGCTGGAAATATGTATCGGCTGTGCCTGCTTCAATGGTACTTGCCAAAGTACACCACATTAAAAACGTTACTATGGCAGCAGCGCTCATAACAATCGTATTAGGTACTTTTCTTGCCTTCTTTCTAGGTTATCGTGATTGGAAGCCAATTAAGCAATTGCTTCAACAGTTGCGTGGGTGGATGGGGAGCGGAGAGGAAGGACATACCAATGAGTATAGTTATTTGAAAGACTCCATTTCCCAGTTGATTCAAAATCACCAGCAGCTAAATGAGAAGGTTCAGGAGCATATTCCGCTGCTTCAGCAAGCATTTTTCCGGAGACTTCTTTATGGCGAATTTATTAATGATAAAGAAATAGAAATTTTTCAAAGTAATATTGGCATGGAGTTATCGGACCGGAGTTTTTTCGTTTTGCTTTTACGCCTTGATGAAGGAAAAAGAAACACAAGCGAAGCCTCTCTAGAAGAAATACGCATGTTAAAGATTGTAATTAATAATGCTATTGAAGGTTACATGAAGCATTTAACGTATTTCCAATACGATATCGACGAATATAAATTTGCGCTTATAATCGAATATCATGACGAAGACAAAGAAAGGCAGAATGGGATCGAGGGAGTAATAAAGATTATGCAGAACATAACCAGTAGCCTAGATCATCTTTGTCAAATGAGATTGTCCTTTGCTTTCGGCAGAATTTATAAGGGAATACGCGATATAAGCATGTCTTTTTATGAAGCAAAGCAAGCCCTTGAGTACGTATTGAGTAAAAATCAAGAGCAAAGATTTGCCTGCTATGAGGACATTCCTCAAGAAAGCGATAAGTACTACTTTCCAATAGATCTGGAATTAAGATTGGTAAACAGTATTAAATCAGGGAATCAAACAGATGTCGAACAAGTATTAACACTTCTCTACAATGAAAATTTTGCAACCAGGAATTTATCCTTGCCTGATGCAGAACAGTTCCTTTATTTGATGATTGGCGCTGTATCTCGGGGAATAGATCAAACAAAAGATATGGCAATTCATGAACTGTACATCGAAATACAGCAAAGAAATGAAGTCATTGAAGAGCTATTTATTAAAATCGGGAAAGCATTCCTCCGTTATTGCGAAGCAATTCATTTCAATGATCAATGTGCGAAGACTGAATTGCGAAATCAAGTAAAGTCATTTATCCAGCAAAACTTTGTGCGCGATGATTTGACGCTAGCCATGGTCGCCGACGAATTCAGAATAACAGAAACAATGATGTACCATCTTATAAAGGACTATGTGGGGATGACATTTAGTGACTACATCGAAAGCTTGCGGATCACTCGAGCTTGCGAACTGCTTAGAAATCGAGAAGTTGCGATCAAGGAAGTTGCACTGATGGTCGGATACAGCAGCGATCGTTCTTTTCGAAGAGCATTTAAGCGAGTAATGGGAGTTTCACCGATGGCCTATTCCAGTTAA
- a CDS encoding ABC transporter substrate-binding protein — MKKRLHLMVLIILVFAITASGCSSNKANTQIPEEREEAAVGETFPIVKNKTKLKFLVVQNPMIIDYKNNEFVKWYEEKTNIEIEWDVIPSDSATEKVNLILNSGDLPDAFFGVTFNEEQYAVSQQMFLPLDDMIPTYAPNFEKVMQKHDGLKGIITATDGKIYGLPSWNDCYHCSMSKKVWINKHWMEQLGLEEPKTTEEFYQVLKAFKEKDPNGNGKADEIPFAGAASGGWNTDPNIFLMNAFTYSSADDLKLIVKDSKIETIVNTPEYREGLSYIQRLYKEGLLYNPSYTQNNDQLRQLAANPDAEILGAFVSGANVNIIDEATVGPERYRHFVALAPLEGPKGVRYATHSKYDAAIPGSFYIPATSKNPEAALRWADYLYTFEGAITKKVGLKGVGWEEAKPGDVGLNGKPALSKRLIPYAEEPQNHSLMHIGVDYAPEEFRFGEAVDPNVDPFTAEGLEKLLRDETKNKYEPYVPKTDALSVLPPIKFKANESQQIQTISVELANYVKESAVRFIMGDLNLDADWNKYVESLNNIGLEQYLETYQKAYDRQYKE; from the coding sequence ATGAAAAAGAGACTTCATTTGATGGTTTTAATTATCCTTGTTTTTGCAATCACGGCCTCAGGATGCTCTTCTAACAAAGCGAATACACAGATTCCTGAAGAGCGTGAAGAAGCTGCTGTTGGGGAGACATTTCCTATTGTAAAAAACAAAACAAAGCTCAAATTTTTGGTTGTACAAAACCCGATGATCATCGATTACAAAAATAATGAATTTGTTAAATGGTACGAAGAGAAAACCAATATTGAGATCGAATGGGACGTCATTCCGTCTGATTCAGCCACGGAAAAGGTAAATCTGATATTAAACAGCGGTGATTTGCCGGATGCATTTTTTGGGGTTACTTTTAATGAGGAACAATATGCCGTGTCACAGCAGATGTTTTTGCCATTGGATGACATGATACCCACATATGCGCCAAACTTCGAAAAAGTTATGCAGAAGCATGATGGATTGAAAGGCATTATTACGGCCACAGATGGAAAGATATACGGCCTGCCTTCATGGAATGATTGTTATCATTGCAGCATGTCGAAGAAAGTTTGGATAAATAAACATTGGATGGAGCAGCTCGGGCTGGAAGAACCGAAAACTACGGAAGAATTTTATCAGGTATTAAAAGCGTTTAAAGAGAAGGATCCGAACGGCAATGGAAAGGCTGATGAAATTCCGTTTGCCGGAGCTGCAAGCGGTGGATGGAATACCGATCCAAACATATTTCTTATGAATGCGTTTACCTATAGCAGTGCGGATGACTTAAAACTCATAGTTAAGGACAGCAAAATAGAAACCATTGTGAATACACCGGAATACCGCGAAGGGCTGTCTTACATCCAAAGATTATATAAAGAAGGTTTGCTATATAATCCATCGTATACACAAAATAATGATCAATTGAGACAATTGGCAGCTAACCCGGATGCCGAAATTTTAGGAGCTTTCGTTTCAGGAGCCAATGTTAACATTATTGATGAGGCAACCGTTGGACCGGAACGATACAGACATTTTGTCGCGCTGGCGCCGCTGGAAGGTCCTAAAGGCGTTCGATATGCGACCCATTCGAAGTATGATGCAGCCATCCCCGGATCGTTTTATATTCCTGCTACAAGCAAAAATCCGGAAGCTGCGCTTCGGTGGGCCGACTATCTCTATACTTTTGAAGGAGCTATTACGAAGAAAGTAGGGCTGAAAGGAGTTGGATGGGAAGAGGCCAAACCGGGAGATGTAGGACTGAACGGAAAACCGGCTTTATCGAAAAGACTTATTCCTTATGCCGAGGAACCCCAAAACCATTCTTTGATGCACATCGGGGTCGATTATGCACCCGAGGAATTCCGGTTCGGCGAGGCGGTGGATCCGAATGTGGATCCCTTTACGGCTGAAGGGCTGGAAAAGTTGTTACGTGATGAAACGAAAAATAAATATGAACCGTATGTACCGAAAACCGATGCATTATCTGTTTTACCACCAATTAAATTCAAGGCGAATGAGAGTCAACAAATCCAGACAATATCCGTTGAACTAGCCAACTACGTAAAGGAATCAGCTGTTCGCTTTATAATGGGTGATTTAAATCTCGATGCAGATTGGAATAAATATGTTGAGAGTTTGAACAATATTGGGTTGGAACAATACTTGGAAACTTATCAGAAAGCTTACGATCGTCAGTACAAAGAATAG
- a CDS encoding response regulator transcription factor yields the protein MKRNVLYIEDNEKIGSWVKEELEHRGFSVQWLLTGEGAEKEVNQHDIVILDIMLPGLDGFTVGRRLKKTAPAIPILLLTARTSIDDKVDGLQFADDYVTKPFHTDELVARIEVLIRRSGGSTSDRISLGNQIEVDPEGQMIFDKHTGEEIILTGKQHQILMYFIRHPNQVLTKEQIYEAIWEEAYITGDKTLMVHIHRLRQKLERHPDSPEIIETLKGIGYRVKL from the coding sequence TTGAAAAGAAACGTATTATACATTGAAGATAACGAGAAAATAGGCAGTTGGGTAAAGGAAGAATTGGAACACCGAGGGTTTTCGGTTCAGTGGCTGCTAACTGGTGAAGGAGCCGAAAAAGAAGTCAATCAGCACGACATCGTTATATTGGATATCATGTTACCCGGTTTAGACGGATTTACTGTGGGAAGACGATTAAAGAAGACAGCTCCTGCTATTCCTATTTTGCTGTTAACTGCTCGAACATCGATAGATGATAAAGTAGATGGTTTGCAATTTGCTGATGACTACGTAACGAAACCATTCCATACGGATGAATTAGTTGCAAGAATAGAAGTATTAATCCGTCGTAGCGGTGGATCAACATCCGATCGAATTTCATTAGGAAATCAGATTGAAGTAGATCCGGAAGGTCAAATGATATTTGACAAACACACAGGAGAAGAAATTATTTTAACAGGGAAACAGCATCAAATCTTAATGTACTTCATACGTCACCCTAATCAAGTTTTAACAAAAGAACAAATTTATGAAGCTATTTGGGAAGAAGCTTATATAACAGGCGATAAAACACTGATGGTGCATATCCACCGGCTGCGTCAAAAGCTGGAACGTCATCCCGATTCCCCCGAGATTATTGAAACGTTGAAGGGTATAGGCTATCGGGTGAAACTATGA
- a CDS encoding carbohydrate ABC transporter permease, with protein sequence MVSKLIKPTVGDRIFDVFVYAVLCAGFIIVAYPLLYVLSSSFSDPQAVVSGKVWLFPVKPTLEGYAAVFKNSQIVTGFMNSLFYMIVGTTVNIVMTVLAAYPLSRKELQGRSVITLYFVITMFISGGLIPSYLLVKNLGLLDSRWALIIPAAMSVWNVIITRTFFQATIPQELYEAAQLDGAGDFRFLVSIAIKLSAPIIAVMALYYGVGHWNTYFNALIYLKSPDLFPLQIILRSILVVNNIDPTMVVDFEALQRKQGLADVLKYSVIVVASVPVLLIYPFVQKYFVKGVMIGSIKG encoded by the coding sequence ATCGTGAGCAAATTGATTAAACCAACAGTTGGCGATCGAATTTTTGATGTATTTGTATATGCTGTACTATGTGCGGGGTTTATTATTGTGGCTTACCCACTCCTGTATGTTTTAAGTTCATCCTTTAGCGATCCACAGGCTGTTGTTTCTGGTAAGGTGTGGCTTTTTCCGGTAAAACCAACGCTGGAAGGCTATGCTGCCGTGTTCAAAAATTCGCAAATTGTAACCGGATTCATGAATTCATTATTCTATATGATTGTTGGTACGACAGTGAATATCGTTATGACTGTACTAGCGGCTTATCCACTATCTCGCAAAGAGTTACAAGGAAGAAGCGTAATAACACTTTATTTTGTCATTACAATGTTTATTTCAGGGGGATTAATCCCCAGTTACTTACTTGTTAAAAATCTGGGATTGTTAGATTCGCGCTGGGCATTGATTATCCCTGCCGCCATGTCCGTATGGAATGTAATCATAACACGAACGTTCTTCCAGGCAACCATTCCGCAAGAGCTTTATGAAGCAGCACAGCTAGACGGCGCGGGTGACTTCCGCTTCCTCGTCAGTATCGCAATCAAACTGTCAGCTCCGATCATTGCTGTCATGGCGCTTTATTATGGCGTAGGTCATTGGAACACGTACTTTAATGCACTCATTTATTTAAAATCGCCCGATTTATTTCCTTTGCAAATCATATTAAGGAGCATTCTGGTGGTGAATAATATCGATCCGACCATGGTGGTAGATTTTGAAGCGCTTCAGCGCAAGCAAGGTCTGGCCGATGTATTAAAATACTCTGTGATCGTTGTCGCTAGCGTTCCGGTTCTGCTCATTTACCCCTTTGTACAAAAATATTTTGTTAAGGGGGTCATGATTGGCTCGATTAAAGGCTAG
- a CDS encoding Type 1 glutamine amidotransferase-like domain-containing protein: protein MKLLLTSAGINNKSIHNALVDMLGKPIADCNALCIPTAMYGHPWVGPGVKAWQFISGNSENPMVDLGWKSVGVLELTALPSIDKDRWVPLVRETDVLLVSGGDALYLCHWMRQSGLADLLPSLQAVYVGLSAGSMVMAPNIGEFFVGWTPPTGGDDALSLVDFAIFPHLDHEMLPRNTMADAERWAAGMQGPAYAIDDQTAIKVIDGTVEVVSEGNWKRFSPLL, encoded by the coding sequence ATGAAATTATTGCTCACATCTGCCGGCATTAATAACAAAAGCATACACAATGCGCTAGTTGACATGCTGGGCAAGCCGATCGCCGACTGCAATGCCCTGTGTATTCCCACCGCGATGTACGGACACCCCTGGGTAGGCCCCGGCGTCAAAGCCTGGCAATTCATCAGCGGGAATTCCGAGAATCCCATGGTCGACCTAGGCTGGAAGTCTGTCGGCGTGCTGGAGCTCACAGCGCTGCCAAGCATCGACAAAGACCGCTGGGTGCCGCTAGTAAGGGAGACGGACGTCCTGCTGGTTTCGGGCGGCGACGCCCTCTACCTGTGCCACTGGATGCGGCAGTCCGGACTTGCAGACCTCTTACCGTCTCTGCAGGCAGTTTATGTGGGACTGAGTGCCGGGAGTATGGTGATGGCACCTAACATCGGGGAATTCTTCGTTGGCTGGACTCCACCCACTGGCGGCGATGACGCGCTGAGTCTGGTTGATTTTGCAATATTTCCGCATCTGGATCACGAAATGCTGCCGAGAAACACCATGGCTGATGCAGAGAGATGGGCCGCCGGGATGCAAGGGCCAGCGTATGCGATTGATGATCAGACCGCGATCAAAGTGATCGACGGAACGGTTGAAGTTGTCTCCGAAGGGAATTGGAAACGTTTTTCGCCCCTCCTATAG
- a CDS encoding ABC transporter permease, translated as MSVPSIRKITQILRAELDKLATLPLIWLTLMGTFILNLGLAAAFTSIGLQGAIGTQKILNIGFASMGYLQAGFIILGILATCSEYIGGQIRTTLAAMPCRGIQLSMKHLALAIITVPAAFIIAASGVLYTYLMMKDTAAAIDIDTMVEALAGATGYLTLTSLLSAAIGALLRRTTPALVVLLGYYFVVSPLSRNLLPSIKMYFPDTAGYYMYMPPSSDVINVLSPMQGTGISMIWTLIFITAAIVFYRKRDA; from the coding sequence ATGAGTGTCCCTTCTATTAGAAAGATAACACAAATCCTTCGTGCTGAACTGGATAAATTAGCTACATTACCATTGATATGGCTCACTCTTATGGGTACATTCATTCTTAATTTAGGATTAGCCGCAGCTTTTACTTCTATAGGTTTACAAGGAGCAATAGGGACGCAAAAAATACTGAATATAGGTTTTGCTTCGATGGGTTATCTTCAAGCAGGATTCATTATTCTTGGGATCCTAGCTACTTGTTCAGAGTATATCGGTGGACAGATTCGAACTACGTTAGCTGCGATGCCTTGTCGTGGGATTCAATTATCCATGAAGCATTTGGCATTGGCAATCATAACGGTTCCCGCGGCCTTTATTATCGCTGCATCCGGTGTACTATATACTTATTTGATGATGAAAGACACAGCAGCAGCGATTGATATAGATACCATGGTAGAAGCATTAGCAGGTGCAACAGGCTATCTGACACTAACCTCACTTCTCAGTGCAGCTATAGGTGCTTTATTAAGACGAACCACTCCTGCTTTAGTGGTGCTGCTTGGTTATTATTTCGTTGTCAGTCCATTATCGAGAAATCTTCTGCCTAGTATTAAAATGTATTTTCCGGATACTGCAGGATATTATATGTATATGCCGCCTTCCTCTGATGTAATAAATGTCCTTTCACCAATGCAAGGGACAGGGATTTCAATGATATGGACACTGATTTTTATTACGGCAGCTATTGTATTTTACCGTAAACGAGATGCTTGA
- a CDS encoding HAMP domain-containing sensor histidine kinase yields MKQNRSLFRRFLKVHFLFIFFPPIMIIFISAFFGVSDIHDKNVNTLNLFYVTVLVLGFIIVAFVILSWRFFLKLQRRLARLQEVMSFSAKNNSFPKTISVQNDRMDEIDQLGSSFNWMIQQLEDSRKREYEEELLRHRLIANLSHDLRTPLTILRGHVTRLNKEPMSQEGQNSLTEINHTITRVGDLMDDLLSYTLLTSGKHPFVPVSTDIGRLVRASVAAWYPVFEDKEIQLDVDLPGEETFYWEADPNWMTRVLDNLFQNILRHAAEGKYANIVVDVEKEQIIIADKGPGLDNSSHEHGAGIGLSTSNYMLKKMKLKADFTSNENGTRVVIGRA; encoded by the coding sequence ATGAAGCAAAACAGATCATTATTTCGTCGTTTTCTAAAAGTACATTTTCTATTTATCTTTTTTCCTCCCATTATGATTATTTTCATCAGTGCGTTTTTTGGGGTTTCAGATATCCATGATAAAAATGTAAATACGTTAAATCTGTTTTACGTTACCGTACTAGTGCTTGGTTTTATTATTGTCGCATTTGTGATCTTATCTTGGCGCTTCTTCTTGAAACTTCAAAGACGTCTTGCCCGCTTGCAAGAAGTCATGTCATTTTCAGCTAAAAACAACTCGTTTCCTAAAACCATATCTGTTCAAAATGATCGTATGGATGAGATAGACCAGTTAGGAAGTTCTTTTAATTGGATGATTCAACAGCTTGAAGACAGTCGCAAACGAGAATATGAAGAGGAGTTATTACGACATCGACTCATTGCGAATTTATCTCACGACTTACGAACACCGCTTACCATTTTGAGAGGACATGTCACCCGTTTAAATAAAGAACCCATGAGTCAAGAAGGACAAAACTCGTTAACGGAGATCAACCATACGATTACAAGAGTCGGAGATCTGATGGATGATTTACTGTCCTATACATTGCTTACCTCGGGAAAACATCCTTTTGTGCCCGTTTCAACAGATATTGGACGTCTAGTAAGAGCATCTGTTGCTGCGTGGTACCCTGTATTTGAAGACAAAGAAATTCAGCTTGATGTTGATTTACCGGGAGAGGAGACTTTTTATTGGGAAGCAGATCCGAATTGGATGACACGGGTTTTGGATAATTTATTTCAGAATATTCTTCGCCATGCAGCAGAAGGGAAATATGCAAACATTGTGGTTGATGTAGAAAAAGAACAGATCATTATTGCAGACAAAGGTCCAGGTTTGGATAACTCTTCCCATGAGCATGGGGCAGGGATTGGTTTATCGACTTCAAATTATATGTTGAAAAAAATGAAGCTGAAAGCTGACTTTACCTCAAATGAAAATGGCACAAGAGTAGTTATTGGTAGAGCGTAA
- a CDS encoding ABC transporter permease: MRAFNAELSKLFSLPGIWLAFLVGAFSPAVIAALDSIAQKEEIIAGVSTRLLEVGYIGLALGVQGVIILGVLAVSSEYLTESSESGGGQQITTSLTVVSSRLQFLLAKAGAVTVISILLCIVAIMTTVSATHLVLGEYSPAFEWSKLLGAVCYWTFTALLAFGITVLTKNGTIPLAVLIINTSVVSFSFLLSKVTKLALYLPDRAGLEMFMFLSDRFLTPFIGGIVMSAWVVVLFIAAAIVFHRRDVAA, from the coding sequence ATGAGAGCATTCAACGCGGAACTATCTAAATTGTTCTCCCTGCCGGGCATTTGGCTTGCCTTTCTTGTTGGAGCATTTTCTCCTGCGGTCATAGCCGCCTTAGACAGTATAGCTCAAAAAGAGGAGATTATAGCTGGAGTGAGCACACGGCTTTTGGAAGTTGGCTATATTGGACTAGCCCTTGGTGTACAAGGTGTCATCATCCTTGGTGTGCTTGCTGTCAGCAGCGAGTATTTGACAGAGAGCAGTGAATCTGGCGGAGGACAACAGATTACAACAAGTTTAACGGTTGTTTCATCAAGGCTTCAATTTTTGCTGGCAAAAGCAGGCGCTGTGACAGTAATCAGTATACTGCTTTGTATTGTTGCTATCATGACAACTGTGTCAGCCACGCATCTTGTTCTTGGTGAGTATTCCCCAGCATTTGAATGGTCGAAGCTGCTCGGTGCAGTTTGTTACTGGACATTCACTGCTCTATTAGCATTCGGGATTACTGTACTAACTAAGAATGGCACGATTCCGCTTGCTGTGCTCATCATAAATACATCCGTTGTTTCATTTAGTTTCCTGCTTTCTAAAGTTACAAAGTTAGCGTTATACCTACCGGATCGGGCTGGCCTTGAAATGTTTATGTTTCTGAGCGACAGATTCCTCACCCCGTTCATAGGCGGCATAGTCATGTCTGCCTGGGTAGTCGTTCTTTTCATTGCTGCAGCTATCGTATTCCATAGGAGGGACGTTGCTGCATGA
- a CDS encoding ABC transporter ATP-binding protein, which translates to MLWLLEINNLVKHRGSQEILSGISFKARPGRVTGFLGPNGAGKSSTIRILLGLDRATSGSALINGKPFSELDNPLVTIGAALDGSGAHRMRTGRAHLRWIARAAGLSNSRVEEVLEIVGLTNAADKRVGKYSLGMGRRLGMAAALLGDPAILVLDEPVNGLDPEGIRWIRTFLRKRAESGNTVLLSSHLIGELAETVDDVVIIKQGTIVADGTLDEVIGNHSTLEKAFFARTSDHAGGVV; encoded by the coding sequence GTGTTATGGTTGCTTGAAATTAATAACTTAGTCAAACATCGCGGATCTCAAGAAATCTTATCGGGTATCAGTTTTAAAGCGAGACCTGGCAGAGTGACTGGTTTTTTAGGTCCAAATGGGGCAGGTAAAAGCTCAACGATTCGCATCCTGCTTGGATTAGATCGCGCCACATCAGGGAGTGCACTCATAAATGGCAAGCCATTCTCAGAGTTAGATAATCCCTTAGTAACAATAGGTGCTGCACTTGATGGATCTGGGGCCCATCGTATGCGAACAGGGCGGGCACACTTGCGCTGGATTGCTCGTGCCGCAGGATTGTCTAACTCACGTGTCGAGGAAGTTTTGGAAATCGTAGGTCTTACTAATGCAGCTGACAAAAGAGTGGGAAAATATTCGCTTGGTATGGGGAGAAGACTTGGAATGGCCGCTGCGCTGCTGGGTGATCCCGCGATATTGGTTCTAGATGAACCCGTAAATGGGCTCGACCCGGAAGGAATTCGTTGGATCCGGACATTTTTACGCAAACGGGCTGAGTCTGGCAACACGGTGTTACTATCCAGTCATCTAATAGGAGAGCTTGCAGAGACAGTCGATGATGTGGTTATTATTAAGCAAGGAACAATCGTTGCAGATGGAACGTTGGACGAAGTAATAGGTAACCATTCCACGCTGGAGAAAGCTTTTTTTGCCCGGACATCTGATCATGCTGGTGGTGTTGTATGA